The following are encoded together in the Sphingomonas insulae genome:
- a CDS encoding PHA/PHB synthase family protein gives MADPNDDQTARDTTGAPDLAELQHWTWVMGRAQQMMMEQGIGLMQAGPAADAAGSNPFAGSALLRQTQDFWKDNLALWQRFVDPAAAAPAPPESEGDARDKRFKAAAWRDDPWFDWIRRSYNLIADHMLRGVDALEGVPEQQKDQLRFAARGLVDAMSPSNFPMTNPDVVEKTIETRGQNLLDGLRNMLADIGKGQLTHTAEGAFEVGRNLAMTPGKVVKRTPLYELIQYTPTTERVLATPLVIFPPWINRFYILDLTPEKSFIRWAVEQGITVFMVSWKSADASMKDVVWDDYVAAQVDAIDTIRDLLDVPSVHTIGYCVAGTTLAATLALLAARDEAAKVASATFFTAQVDFAEAGELRNFVTDEQLALIGALSPQGFLDGRYMAATFNLLRGRDLIWNYVTNNYLLGADYTPFDLLHWNGDTTNLPSKWHLSYLTDLYRDNLLVQPGAMSVAGEALDLTRVHTPAYVQAGREDHIAPADSVWKITHLFQGPLRFVLAGSGHIAGVVNPPAAGKYQYWTNEAGARSLEDFIAGATETKGSWWPDWIAWLHGRGSNEVAAQGARLPGEGRLPSLGDAPGDYVRAK, from the coding sequence ATGGCCGATCCGAACGACGACCAGACCGCCCGCGACACCACCGGCGCGCCCGACCTCGCCGAACTGCAGCACTGGACCTGGGTGATGGGCCGGGCGCAGCAGATGATGATGGAACAGGGCATCGGCCTGATGCAGGCCGGCCCGGCAGCGGATGCGGCCGGCTCGAACCCCTTCGCCGGGTCCGCGCTGCTCCGGCAGACGCAGGATTTCTGGAAGGACAATCTAGCCCTCTGGCAGCGCTTCGTCGATCCGGCCGCCGCCGCGCCGGCGCCCCCCGAATCGGAGGGCGACGCCCGTGACAAGCGGTTCAAGGCGGCGGCGTGGCGTGACGATCCGTGGTTCGACTGGATTCGCCGCAGCTACAATCTGATCGCCGACCATATGCTGCGCGGCGTCGATGCGCTGGAGGGCGTGCCCGAACAGCAGAAGGACCAGTTGCGCTTCGCCGCCCGGGGGCTGGTCGATGCGATGAGCCCGTCGAACTTCCCGATGACCAACCCCGACGTGGTCGAGAAGACGATCGAGACCAGGGGCCAGAACCTGCTCGACGGCCTCAGGAACATGCTTGCCGACATCGGCAAGGGCCAGCTGACTCACACGGCAGAGGGCGCGTTCGAGGTCGGGCGCAACCTCGCCATGACGCCGGGCAAGGTCGTGAAGCGCACGCCGCTGTACGAACTGATCCAATATACGCCCACCACCGAACGGGTGCTGGCGACGCCGCTGGTGATCTTTCCGCCGTGGATCAACCGCTTCTACATCCTCGACCTGACCCCGGAAAAGAGCTTCATCCGCTGGGCGGTGGAACAGGGCATCACCGTGTTCATGGTGTCGTGGAAGTCGGCGGACGCGTCGATGAAGGACGTGGTCTGGGACGATTACGTCGCGGCGCAGGTCGATGCGATCGACACGATCCGCGACCTGCTCGACGTGCCGTCGGTCCACACCATCGGCTATTGCGTCGCCGGCACGACGCTGGCCGCGACGCTGGCGCTGCTCGCCGCGCGGGACGAGGCGGCGAAGGTCGCCAGCGCCACCTTCTTCACCGCGCAGGTCGATTTCGCCGAGGCCGGCGAATTGCGGAATTTCGTCACCGACGAACAGCTGGCGCTGATCGGGGCGCTGTCGCCGCAGGGGTTCCTCGACGGCCGTTATATGGCCGCGACCTTCAATCTGCTGCGCGGGCGCGACCTGATCTGGAACTACGTCACCAACAACTATCTCCTCGGCGCCGATTATACGCCGTTCGATCTGCTGCACTGGAACGGCGATACCACCAACCTGCCATCGAAATGGCATCTGTCGTACCTGACCGACCTGTACCGCGACAATCTGCTGGTTCAGCCGGGCGCGATGTCGGTGGCGGGCGAGGCGCTCGACCTCACCCGCGTCCATACCCCGGCCTATGTGCAGGCGGGGCGCGAGGATCACATCGCCCCGGCGGACAGCGTGTGGAAGATCACGCATCTGTTCCAGGGCCCCTTGCGCTTCGTGCTCGCGGGCTCGGGCCATATCGCCGGCGTCGTCAACCCGCCGGCGGCGGGCAAGTACCAATATTGGACCAACGAAGCGGGCGCGCGATCGCTCGAGGATTTCATCGCGGGCGCCACCGAGACCAAGGGCAGCTGGTGGCCCGACTGGATCGCCTGGCTGCACGGACGCGGATCGAACGAGGTCGCGGCACAGGGCGCGCGGCTGCCGGGTGAGGGGCGCCTGCCGTCGCTGGGCGACGCGCCGGGAGACTATGTGCGGGCGAAGTGA